The Ruania alba genome has a window encoding:
- a CDS encoding nuclear transport factor 2 family protein produces MADSDELLALEHDGWQALCRGTGAAHYGRLMTDDGLMVLAHGLVLDRAAVVASLDQAPPWDTYQIHDERLVEGVPGATALVYTARATRAGERPFVALMSSLYVRRDGELRLALYQQTPIPGDTDQGAGTHTRRCSFLPAR; encoded by the coding sequence ATGGCCGATAGTGACGAGCTGCTCGCACTCGAGCATGACGGATGGCAGGCACTGTGCCGTGGCACGGGGGCCGCGCACTACGGGCGCCTGATGACCGACGACGGGCTGATGGTCCTCGCGCACGGGTTGGTGCTCGACCGCGCGGCGGTGGTGGCCTCGCTGGACCAGGCACCGCCGTGGGACACCTATCAGATTCACGATGAGCGACTGGTCGAGGGCGTTCCCGGCGCGACGGCCCTGGTCTACACGGCGCGCGCGACCCGGGCGGGGGAGCGCCCGTTCGTGGCGCTCATGTCCAGCCTCTACGTGCGCCGCGACGGCGAACTCAGGCTCGCGCTGTACCAGCAGACGCCGATCCCTGGTGACACAGACCAAGGCGCCGGAACGCACACCCGACGGTGTTCGTTCCTACCCGCTCGATAG
- a CDS encoding SurA N-terminal domain-containing protein codes for MSLIRPLTAVSLAAVLALAGCSGSEGEGEPSESPGAGESASDAPGTESPQPDAEADLEDLPEVVAEVNGEEITLEEFLSSYEGQLQQAAMSQQTTGEQVDEAALQQQVIDQLVGNRLLTQAAAEAGIEATEEDIQATLADIAAQNGLGSADEVIAALGEQGISEEQVREDAASQFEVTAYIDAEAEVTEPSEDELRAQYDTLVEQMEAQGGGEGEGEIPPFEEVRDQLAAQARGQQQNAAVEEILAGLREDGDVTIHL; via the coding sequence ATGTCGCTCATCCGCCCGCTCACCGCCGTCTCGCTGGCGGCGGTCCTCGCGCTCGCCGGATGCTCCGGAAGCGAGGGCGAGGGCGAGCCCAGCGAGTCCCCCGGTGCCGGCGAGTCCGCCAGTGACGCGCCCGGCACGGAGTCCCCTCAGCCTGACGCCGAGGCCGACCTGGAGGACCTCCCCGAGGTTGTCGCCGAGGTCAACGGCGAAGAAATCACCCTCGAGGAGTTCCTCTCCAGCTATGAGGGTCAGCTGCAGCAGGCCGCGATGTCCCAGCAGACCACCGGCGAGCAGGTGGACGAGGCCGCACTCCAGCAGCAGGTCATCGATCAGCTGGTGGGCAACCGGCTGCTCACCCAGGCTGCCGCGGAGGCCGGCATCGAGGCCACCGAGGAGGACATCCAGGCCACGCTCGCCGACATCGCCGCCCAGAACGGTCTCGGTTCAGCCGACGAGGTGATCGCAGCACTGGGCGAGCAGGGCATCTCCGAGGAGCAGGTGCGCGAGGACGCCGCCTCCCAGTTCGAGGTGACGGCCTACATCGACGCCGAAGCCGAGGTCACTGAGCCGAGCGAGGACGAGCTGCGAGCACAGTACGACACCCTCGTGGAGCAGATGGAGGCCCAGGGTGGCGGCGAAGGCGAGGGTGAGATCCCGCCCTTCGAGGAGGTGCGTGACCAGCTCGCGGCCCAGGCGCGTGGACAGCAGCAGAATGCGGCCGTCGAGGAGATCCTGGCGGGTCTGCGTGAGGACGGGGACGTCACCATCCACCTGTGA
- a CDS encoding helix-turn-helix domain-containing protein — protein sequence MIPAAAPTHVGEELRSWRAHRNLSQQELSNRSAVSTRHLSRMETGLARASAEMILRLSDQLDVPLRDRNQLLTLAGHAPRYPDRPITHPALAVVLDGLRGLVDAHLPYPALLLDDYWDIVEANTAVDQLLTGCAPELLEPPVNILRLCLHPNGLLPRIRNADQWTTHLRSQVIHRARRTQNPRHHQLADEFAEYLDGGDCSPPQTGPVLTLDLAVTGSVLRLFSTSAQITTAADATLEGLHLETFLPADEATRAHLAPALPAPDLSSEVRTR from the coding sequence GTGATCCCTGCCGCCGCGCCCACGCATGTCGGTGAGGAATTGCGCTCCTGGCGCGCACATCGCAACCTCAGTCAGCAGGAGCTGTCGAACCGGTCCGCAGTCAGTACCCGGCACCTGTCGCGGATGGAGACCGGGCTCGCTCGGGCCTCGGCAGAGATGATTCTGCGGCTGAGCGACCAGCTCGACGTGCCGCTACGGGACCGGAACCAGCTCCTGACACTCGCTGGTCACGCCCCGCGCTACCCCGACCGCCCGATCACGCACCCGGCACTGGCCGTGGTGCTCGACGGGCTACGCGGCCTGGTCGATGCCCATCTGCCGTACCCCGCGCTGCTGCTGGACGACTACTGGGACATCGTCGAGGCCAACACCGCAGTCGATCAGCTCCTGACTGGGTGCGCACCCGAACTGTTGGAACCGCCCGTCAACATTCTGCGGCTGTGCTTGCACCCGAACGGGCTGCTGCCCCGCATCCGCAACGCGGACCAGTGGACCACGCACCTCCGGAGCCAAGTGATCCACCGCGCCCGGCGCACGCAGAACCCGCGCCACCATCAGCTCGCCGACGAGTTCGCCGAGTACCTGGACGGCGGCGACTGCTCTCCCCCGCAGACCGGGCCGGTCCTGACGCTCGACCTTGCGGTGACCGGATCGGTCCTGCGCCTGTTCAGTACTTCAGCACAGATCACCACGGCCGCCGACGCCACGCTCGAAGGGCTGCACCTGGAGACATTCCTCCCGGCAGATGAGGCCACCCGCGCGCACCTGGCCCCAGCACTGCCGGCGCCTGACCTGTCGAGTGAGGTCCGAACGCGGTAG
- a CDS encoding response regulator, whose protein sequence is MVTVLLVDDDPLVRSGLRLMLGSDPAIEVVGEVGDGADVLAAVGRLAPDVVLMDVRMPQLDGVAATAALARMGEGAPSVLMLTTFGADATVVSALRAGASGYLLKDTPPEQILEAVRRVAAGEPAFSPAVTRSLVTLATYGSGERTPIEPTARERARTRLAALTERERDVACAVSRGLSNAEIAREMHLSASSVKVHLSAALAKLGLSNRVQVAILAHTAFGEDTAD, encoded by the coding sequence ATGGTCACGGTCCTGCTGGTCGACGACGATCCCTTGGTGCGCTCGGGGCTGCGCCTGATGCTTGGCTCCGATCCTGCGATCGAGGTGGTCGGGGAGGTGGGCGATGGCGCAGATGTGCTCGCCGCTGTCGGGCGTCTCGCGCCGGATGTGGTGCTGATGGACGTGCGGATGCCGCAGCTCGATGGCGTGGCAGCCACAGCGGCACTCGCGAGGATGGGCGAGGGTGCGCCGTCGGTGCTGATGTTGACCACGTTCGGCGCCGACGCCACCGTGGTCTCCGCGCTGCGAGCGGGTGCTAGCGGGTACCTGCTGAAGGACACCCCACCGGAGCAGATCCTCGAAGCAGTACGGCGCGTGGCCGCCGGTGAACCGGCGTTCTCGCCTGCAGTCACCAGGTCCCTGGTGACACTCGCCACCTATGGATCTGGCGAGCGAACCCCGATTGAGCCGACGGCGCGTGAGCGTGCGCGGACTCGGCTGGCAGCGTTGACCGAACGGGAACGGGACGTGGCGTGCGCAGTCTCGAGGGGCCTCTCGAATGCCGAGATCGCCCGAGAGATGCACCTGTCCGCCTCCAGTGTGAAAGTGCACCTCTCCGCCGCACTGGCCAAACTGGGCCTGTCGAACCGCGTGCAGGTGGCGATTCTCGCGCACACGGCGTTCGGAGAAGACACGGCCGACTAG
- a CDS encoding sensor histidine kinase yields the protein MTSSDDGVRTSPPEVDTWLLPGELARTVQRRSRRASAIRLPRAPGRAHVHRTARDWVVDSLVFLVCAAGWAAETFGASTAAPVPVWLQWIDVASGGLMCLALWWRRDFPIVIGLTAAGIGAVSNSGGFALIVAIFSLALHRGWRWGYGVAVLAQVLAVPHLVTFVPESIGSPVAWTVIVTLWVLLAATAGLMVRARRQLVWMLVARAEEAKRHEVSNIAAARTAERERIAREMHDVLAHRLSLLAVHAGALEVRIDRARDAQVPAAELAESVSVVRRSAHQSLEELREVLHVLRGPAQAAADRPDDGGTAPPAPTLDGLPALVAEARGGGQQVNLEVAGTSGVSVPASVQRTVYRMVQEGLTNARKHAPGSRVRVLVETHAHWVPPSLTVQVSNQLLPGVSAAELPSAGTGQVGLAERVAVHGGTFERAVREGEYVLEARIPLRSSSSS from the coding sequence ATGACCAGCAGCGACGATGGTGTCCGGACCTCCCCGCCGGAGGTTGACACGTGGCTGCTGCCGGGAGAACTCGCACGAACGGTGCAGCGCAGGTCGCGCCGAGCCAGCGCGATCCGATTGCCGCGGGCGCCTGGGCGAGCACACGTGCACCGCACCGCGCGGGACTGGGTGGTGGACAGCCTCGTCTTCCTCGTCTGCGCCGCGGGGTGGGCGGCAGAGACGTTCGGTGCGTCCACTGCGGCGCCCGTGCCCGTGTGGCTGCAGTGGATCGACGTGGCCAGCGGCGGGCTGATGTGCCTGGCACTGTGGTGGCGGCGCGACTTCCCGATCGTGATCGGGTTGACAGCAGCAGGGATTGGCGCGGTGTCCAACAGTGGAGGGTTCGCCCTCATTGTGGCGATCTTCTCCCTCGCCTTGCACCGCGGCTGGCGGTGGGGCTACGGCGTGGCGGTCCTGGCACAGGTACTGGCCGTGCCCCACCTCGTGACGTTCGTGCCCGAGTCGATCGGCAGTCCGGTGGCATGGACGGTGATTGTGACCTTGTGGGTGCTGCTCGCTGCGACGGCGGGACTCATGGTCCGCGCTCGACGTCAACTCGTGTGGATGCTCGTGGCCCGGGCCGAAGAGGCCAAACGTCACGAGGTAAGCAATATTGCCGCGGCGCGGACCGCCGAGCGCGAGCGGATCGCGCGGGAGATGCACGACGTTCTGGCGCACCGCTTGTCGCTGTTGGCTGTGCACGCTGGGGCGCTCGAGGTGCGGATCGATCGGGCGCGTGATGCGCAGGTTCCGGCAGCGGAGCTGGCGGAGTCGGTCTCCGTGGTGCGTCGCAGTGCGCACCAGTCGCTGGAGGAGTTGCGCGAGGTGCTGCACGTTCTGCGTGGTCCGGCGCAGGCTGCGGCAGACCGGCCCGATGACGGCGGGACGGCACCACCGGCCCCGACGTTGGACGGTCTGCCCGCGCTGGTGGCCGAGGCGCGCGGTGGTGGTCAGCAGGTGAACCTCGAGGTGGCCGGCACGTCCGGTGTGTCGGTGCCTGCGTCGGTGCAGCGCACCGTCTATCGGATGGTGCAGGAAGGCCTCACCAATGCTCGCAAGCACGCCCCAGGTAGCCGCGTGCGGGTGCTTGTTGAAACCCACGCGCACTGGGTCCCACCATCTCTGACAGTGCAGGTCAGCAACCAACTGCTACCGGGCGTCAGTGCCGCTGAGCTGCCGAGCGCGGGTACGGGGCAGGTGGGGTTGGCCGAGCGGGTCGCGGTGCACGGCGGCACGTTCGAACGCGCCGTTCGCGAGGGCGAGTATGTCCTGGAAGCACGGATCCCCCTGCGCAGCAGCTCGTCGTCGTAG
- a CDS encoding ABC transporter ATP-binding protein — MTEPALALDSLTKDFSGNLAADSVTLNVPRGSLTGLVGPNGAGKTTSLSMAVGLLRPDSGTARVDGIDVWQAPATAKALLGVLPDGLALPERLTASELLRYWGLLRGMDPAVVTARTAELLRILELDEADAGGVLVMEYSTGMRKKIGLATALLHSPRVLVLDEPFEAVDPVSARVLRAIMRRFVAAGGSIVISSHVMSLVEEMCDRVAIIARGQVLADGTLTEVRGSGSLEDRFVALVGERTINAEELSWLGH; from the coding sequence ATGACTGAACCAGCGCTCGCGCTCGACTCCCTGACCAAGGACTTCTCGGGCAACCTTGCCGCCGACAGCGTGACCCTGAACGTTCCGCGCGGCTCCCTGACCGGACTGGTCGGACCCAACGGAGCCGGCAAGACCACATCGCTCTCGATGGCTGTCGGCTTGCTGCGACCGGACTCGGGCACCGCTCGCGTCGACGGGATCGATGTCTGGCAAGCGCCTGCGACGGCGAAAGCGCTACTGGGCGTCCTCCCGGACGGTCTCGCCCTTCCGGAACGACTCACGGCCAGCGAGTTGCTGCGCTACTGGGGGCTGCTACGAGGCATGGACCCCGCCGTCGTGACGGCCCGCACTGCCGAGTTGCTGCGCATCCTGGAGCTCGACGAGGCCGATGCCGGCGGCGTGCTGGTGATGGAGTACTCCACCGGGATGCGCAAGAAGATCGGATTGGCCACCGCACTGCTGCACTCCCCGCGGGTGCTGGTGCTGGACGAGCCGTTCGAAGCTGTCGACCCGGTCAGTGCGCGGGTGCTGCGCGCGATCATGCGCCGGTTCGTGGCCGCCGGCGGATCGATCGTCATCTCCAGCCACGTGATGTCCCTCGTCGAGGAGATGTGTGACCGGGTGGCCATCATTGCGCGCGGTCAAGTCCTTGCCGACGGCACACTCACCGAGGTGCGCGGCTCCGGGAGCCTCGAAGACCGATTCGTCGCTCTGGTCGGCGAACGCACGATCAACGCGGAGGAACTGTCGTGGCTGGGGCACTGA
- a CDS encoding cation:proton antiporter family protein, translating into MTDLVVTLVAAVAFGTAAHAVRVPPLVGFLTAGFVLGAVGVAPFEGLPELADLGVTLLLFTIGLKFDIRTILRPEAYGTGLIHLVLSVLVGAGTVGLLAVLGLASSDGGWQTLALVGFALSFSSTVLCVKVLEERSDDGSFYGQTAIAILVIQDLAAVVFITASNGNPPSPWALALVLLVPAAWVLRKVLEHVGRGELLILFGVVLALGPGYYLFDAVGIKGDLGALVVGLLLASHPRAIDLSKALFSVKELFLVGFFLMIGMTAEPTWGKLGVAVVLCVILVPITIAGFGLLGRIFGLRNRTAMRMALVLGNFSEFSIIVTAVGVTGGLLTERWLTIVAIAVALSMVGSTMLNARGPRLPGRIAAALPAQDIQRLRPEDRPIDTSASDVVILGMGRVGRSTYRRLQEIGGHRVLGVDNDHLVATRLQEEGYDVVEGDATDLEFWQRICAGGFVETVILAMPIHDSNVFALEQLRTAGFGGHVAAVAQYQEQVEHLAEEGVEAVFNLYAGAGVALADLVPPQRGR; encoded by the coding sequence ATGACTGACCTGGTGGTGACCCTGGTGGCTGCGGTGGCCTTCGGTACTGCCGCTCATGCCGTGCGGGTCCCACCGCTGGTGGGGTTCCTGACTGCGGGCTTCGTCCTCGGCGCGGTCGGAGTCGCACCCTTCGAAGGGCTTCCCGAGCTGGCCGATCTGGGCGTGACGCTCTTGCTGTTCACCATCGGTCTGAAGTTCGACATCCGCACCATCCTGCGTCCGGAGGCGTACGGCACCGGACTGATCCACCTCGTGCTGAGCGTGCTGGTCGGCGCCGGGACGGTCGGGCTGCTCGCCGTCTTGGGGCTGGCCTCCTCCGACGGTGGGTGGCAGACCCTCGCACTGGTCGGCTTCGCGCTCTCCTTCTCCTCCACGGTGTTGTGCGTGAAGGTGCTTGAGGAACGCTCCGACGACGGATCCTTCTACGGTCAGACCGCGATCGCCATCTTGGTGATCCAAGATCTGGCCGCGGTCGTGTTCATCACTGCCAGCAATGGCAACCCGCCCAGCCCGTGGGCCCTCGCTCTGGTGCTCCTCGTTCCTGCGGCGTGGGTGCTGCGCAAGGTGCTTGAGCACGTCGGACGCGGTGAGTTGCTCATCCTGTTCGGCGTGGTGCTGGCGCTCGGGCCGGGCTACTACCTGTTCGACGCTGTGGGTATCAAGGGTGATCTCGGTGCCCTCGTGGTGGGCTTGCTGCTGGCGAGCCACCCGCGGGCCATCGACCTGTCCAAGGCGCTGTTCAGCGTCAAGGAGCTCTTCCTGGTCGGTTTCTTCCTGATGATCGGGATGACGGCCGAACCCACCTGGGGCAAGCTCGGTGTCGCGGTCGTACTCTGCGTGATCCTGGTCCCGATCACGATCGCCGGTTTCGGTCTGCTCGGGCGCATCTTCGGCCTCCGCAATCGGACCGCGATGCGGATGGCGCTCGTGCTGGGCAACTTCTCCGAGTTCTCCATCATCGTCACCGCCGTGGGCGTGACCGGTGGCCTGCTCACCGAACGCTGGTTGACCATCGTGGCGATCGCCGTCGCGCTCTCCATGGTGGGATCGACGATGCTCAACGCGCGTGGACCACGCCTGCCCGGCCGCATCGCGGCGGCCCTGCCCGCGCAGGACATCCAGCGACTACGCCCGGAGGACCGCCCCATCGACACCAGCGCGTCGGACGTGGTGATCCTCGGGATGGGGCGCGTGGGCCGATCCACCTATCGGCGACTGCAGGAGATCGGTGGGCACCGTGTGCTCGGAGTCGACAACGACCACCTGGTTGCGACCCGCCTGCAGGAGGAGGGGTACGACGTGGTGGAGGGGGACGCGACCGACCTCGAGTTCTGGCAGCGCATCTGCGCCGGCGGATTCGTCGAGACCGTCATCCTCGCAATGCCGATCCACGACTCCAACGTGTTCGCCCTGGAACAGCTGCGCACTGCCGGATTCGGCGGACACGTGGCGGCGGTCGCTCAGTACCAGGAGCAGGTGGAGCATCTCGCCGAGGAAGGCGTCGAGGCCGTGTTCAACCTCTACGCAGGTGCCGGTGTCGCCCTCGCCGATCTGGTGCCGCCGCAGCGTGGGCGCTGA